One part of the Vibrio palustris genome encodes these proteins:
- the fldA gene encoding flavodoxin FldA yields the protein MASVGIFFGSDTGNTEAVAKMIQKQLGEKLVHVQDIAKSSKEDIDNFDLLMLGIPTWYYGEAQCDWDDFFPELEAIDFSGKLVAVFGCGDQEDYAEYFCDAMGTVRDIVEAKGGMILGEWPTEGYEFEASKALTDENHFVGLCIDEDRQPELTDQRVSTWVNQIYTEMCLSELED from the coding sequence ATGGCAAGTGTAGGTATCTTCTTTGGGAGTGATACAGGCAACACTGAAGCAGTTGCAAAAATGATCCAAAAACAACTTGGTGAAAAACTGGTTCATGTTCAAGATATTGCAAAAAGCAGTAAAGAAGACATTGATAATTTTGATCTTCTGATGCTAGGCATCCCAACTTGGTATTATGGTGAAGCACAGTGCGATTGGGATGACTTTTTCCCTGAACTTGAAGCCATTGATTTCTCAGGTAAATTGGTGGCTGTCTTTGGTTGTGGCGATCAAGAAGATTACGCTGAGTATTTTTGTGATGCGATGGGTACGGTTCGTGATATCGTCGAAGCAAAGGGCGGCATGATCCTTGGCGAATGGCCTACAGAAGGCTACGAATTTGAAGCCTCTAAGGCCTTGACCGATGAAAACCATTTTGTTGGCTTGTGTATCGATGAAGACCGTCAGCCAGAATTAACAGATCAACGCGTATCAACGTGGGTTAACCAAATCTATACCGAAATGTGTTTATCTGAACTAGAAGATTAA
- a CDS encoding alpha/beta fold hydrolase, which translates to MSSLLNYKLEGAGHTIILIHGLFGNLDNLGLLARDLKNDYQVLSVDLRNHGLSLHSDEHNYELIAQDIKELVEHLQLSNTIVVGHSMGGKAAMKFADIAPKHVDKLIVLDMAPVTYPDARHDAVFAGLNAVIKQQPQSRRDAMQVLAEHIEMEGVRQFVGKSLYNTGEHMAWRFNVSALEANYRHILGWNDIEPNTIPTLFIKGADSDYLMPEHQKSIQTQFPNSKAHVIANVGHWLHAEKPTEVLRVIRRFLHDA; encoded by the coding sequence ATGTCATCATTACTCAATTATAAACTCGAAGGTGCAGGTCACACCATTATATTGATCCACGGTTTGTTTGGAAATTTAGACAACTTAGGCTTACTGGCACGGGATCTAAAAAACGACTATCAAGTGCTTAGTGTTGATCTTCGTAATCATGGATTATCACTGCATAGTGACGAGCATAACTACGAACTTATTGCGCAGGATATCAAAGAATTAGTTGAACATCTCCAGCTCAGTAACACCATTGTAGTCGGGCACTCTATGGGTGGCAAAGCCGCGATGAAATTCGCAGACATTGCTCCCAAACACGTGGATAAATTAATTGTATTAGATATGGCGCCGGTTACCTATCCAGACGCTCGCCATGATGCTGTTTTTGCTGGACTCAATGCGGTAATAAAACAACAACCTCAATCACGCCGCGATGCGATGCAAGTGCTTGCTGAACATATCGAAATGGAGGGAGTACGTCAATTTGTCGGAAAATCTCTCTATAATACTGGTGAGCATATGGCATGGCGCTTTAATGTCTCAGCCTTAGAAGCCAATTATCGTCATATTTTAGGATGGAATGACATTGAACCCAACACTATTCCTACTCTGTTCATTAAAGGGGCTGACTCGGATTACCTCATGCCTGAACATCAAAAATCGATTCAAACGCAGTTCCCGAATTCCAAAGCGCATGTCATTGCCAATGTAGGCCATTGGTTGCATGCAGAGAAACCCACAGAAGTTTTACGTGTAATTCGCCGATTCTTACACGACGCATAA
- the seqA gene encoding replication initiation negative regulator SeqA: MKTIEVDEDLYRYIASQTLHIGESASDILRRLLNVEGQVDVAAQPAAVHKPEDQVAQGIVVSKDAAQDKKVDSVKAMRELLISDEFAELKKAVDRFILVLSTLYQIDPERFYDAMEVKGRKRVYFADNEQTLLSHGQTTKPKSIPNTPLWVITNNNTSRKQQMVQQVMDRMSFPADIIEKVIHSI, encoded by the coding sequence ATGAAAACAATTGAGGTTGATGAGGATCTATACCGTTACATTGCCAGTCAAACATTGCATATCGGAGAAAGTGCGTCAGATATTTTACGCCGATTGCTTAATGTTGAAGGACAGGTTGACGTGGCGGCACAGCCTGCGGCGGTGCATAAACCTGAAGATCAGGTTGCACAGGGTATAGTAGTCAGTAAAGATGCCGCTCAAGACAAAAAAGTTGATAGCGTAAAAGCGATGCGAGAGCTGTTAATTTCCGACGAATTTGCTGAATTAAAAAAAGCAGTAGATCGTTTTATTTTGGTGCTTTCTACGCTCTACCAAATCGATCCAGAACGTTTTTATGACGCAATGGAAGTAAAAGGGCGCAAACGCGTTTATTTTGCTGACAATGAGCAGACACTGTTGTCTCATGGACAAACGACAAAACCGAAATCGATCCCCAATACACCACTTTGGGTGATCACCAATAATAACACGAGTCGCAAACAACAGATGGTTCAGCAAGTAATGGATCGCATGAGCTTCCCTGCTGATATTATCGAAAAAGTGATTCACTCCATTTAA